One window of Lawsonibacter asaccharolyticus genomic DNA carries:
- a CDS encoding acyl-CoA synthetase, giving the protein MKLFNADAIVRSKDAGPFRFTLDVIFNDRNQFEAMKDSGIWNREYLCKLCRIPDSEVDECLCYEPAMAFKFTYQRPVSSGAFGDNDIYGSQQHVPLYEIEF; this is encoded by the coding sequence ATGAAGCTATTCAATGCCGATGCAATTGTCCGCAGCAAGGATGCGGGCCCTTTCCGATTTACATTGGATGTCATTTTCAATGATCGGAATCAATTTGAGGCAATGAAAGATTCCGGAATATGGAATAGAGAGTATCTTTGTAAACTGTGCCGTATCCCAGACTCAGAGGTCGATGAGTGCCTGTGCTACGAACCGGCCATGGCCTTCAAATTTACTTATCAGCGGCCTGTGTCTTCGGGCGCTTTTGGAGATAATGATATCTACGGATCTCAACAGCATGTTCCCCTGTATGAGATCGAATTTTAA
- a CDS encoding MATE efflux family protein yields MKREEKNQQTQRRIMDSALAEFAEKGHGGSSVNTICAAQGISKGIIYHYFENKDELYLACVEECFQRLTAHLSAALPEEDDGSVEDQLGRYFTARMTFFQENPVYQPIFCEAVISPPARLFEQIQARRKAFDALTISTLKHLLRQLPLRTDITMEEVVDLFRQFQDFINAQAQASSMPARKCFALRDAQCRRLLTVLLYGVTERGGIDMATKQNSSSILGDINPPKAIIKLALPATLALLAKAVYNIVDTAYIGMLDSDIALTAVGVTVPLLLIMVSIENIFAAGAAVLAGRHLGAKDEEGASRTVTTIIGLSIVIGVVLCVGGIAFIEPLMRVFGASDASLPLAKDYAFWMFVAALANLPAQSMNCAARAESSVKLSSIAVITGALLNVVLDPVFMFDWGLGMGVEGASLATTISQFVTFFILAWFYLSGRSVIKLRLRSFHPSWKLIKTVTVIGIPTAVIQICLSVASSLTNIAAAPLPDADNIIAAYGVVQRLVLIGCYVVMGFMQGYQPVASFAFGARDEDRFHQSVRFALKASLLLTVLVAVVYILLSRPLILLFNQNPVIVDYGRWLLVSQVALYPAFGLCYMMTITYQTIGASGYGLFLSMIRQGLFYVPFILTLPKLFGVTGIYFSQPAADILTILVCMLSIGSMKRISSASMRGTPKGADEL; encoded by the coding sequence ATGAAACGGGAAGAAAAAAATCAACAGACCCAGCGTAGGATTATGGACAGCGCACTGGCGGAATTTGCGGAAAAGGGTCACGGCGGCAGTTCGGTAAACACCATCTGTGCCGCCCAAGGAATTTCCAAAGGGATCATCTACCACTATTTTGAGAACAAGGACGAATTATATCTGGCCTGTGTGGAGGAGTGCTTTCAGCGCCTCACCGCCCATCTCAGCGCTGCTCTGCCGGAGGAGGACGACGGCTCTGTGGAGGACCAGCTGGGGCGGTATTTTACTGCCCGCATGACCTTTTTTCAGGAGAATCCGGTCTATCAACCCATCTTCTGCGAAGCAGTCATCTCTCCTCCCGCCCGGCTGTTCGAACAGATCCAAGCACGTCGGAAGGCGTTTGACGCCTTGACCATATCCACTTTGAAGCACCTACTGCGCCAGCTTCCGCTGCGTACGGACATTACCATGGAGGAAGTGGTGGACCTATTCCGGCAGTTTCAGGACTTTATCAATGCGCAGGCGCAAGCATCTTCCATGCCTGCCAGGAAGTGCTTTGCTCTTCGGGATGCCCAGTGCCGCCGGCTGTTGACTGTCCTGCTCTACGGCGTCACCGAAAGGGGGGGGATAGATATGGCTACTAAACAAAATTCATCTTCTATTTTGGGAGATATAAATCCCCCGAAAGCCATCATCAAGCTCGCCCTTCCCGCTACACTGGCCTTGCTGGCGAAGGCAGTCTACAACATCGTGGACACTGCCTACATCGGGATGCTGGATTCTGATATTGCTTTGACAGCGGTGGGCGTCACCGTCCCACTGCTTCTCATTATGGTGTCCATCGAAAACATCTTCGCCGCCGGAGCCGCTGTACTGGCGGGGCGGCATCTGGGGGCTAAGGACGAGGAGGGTGCCAGCCGCACTGTCACCACCATCATCGGCCTGTCCATCGTCATCGGCGTGGTGCTGTGCGTGGGCGGCATTGCATTTATCGAGCCGCTGATGCGGGTGTTCGGCGCCTCTGACGCCTCCCTCCCTCTGGCCAAGGACTACGCCTTCTGGATGTTTGTGGCGGCCCTGGCCAATCTGCCTGCCCAGAGCATGAACTGCGCGGCACGGGCAGAGTCCTCCGTGAAGCTCTCTTCCATCGCCGTCATCACCGGGGCCCTTTTGAATGTGGTGCTGGACCCTGTATTCATGTTTGACTGGGGCCTGGGCATGGGGGTGGAGGGGGCCTCCCTGGCCACCACCATCTCTCAGTTCGTCACCTTCTTTATCCTGGCCTGGTTCTATCTCAGTGGGCGCTCCGTCATCAAGCTGCGCCTGCGCTCCTTCCACCCCAGTTGGAAACTCATCAAGACCGTCACCGTCATCGGCATCCCCACAGCTGTCATCCAAATCTGCCTGTCGGTGGCCTCCTCCCTCACCAACATCGCCGCAGCCCCTCTGCCGGACGCGGACAACATCATTGCCGCCTACGGTGTGGTCCAACGGCTGGTCCTCATCGGCTGCTATGTGGTCATGGGCTTCATGCAAGGCTATCAGCCAGTGGCCTCCTTTGCTTTTGGCGCCAGAGACGAGGATCGGTTTCATCAGTCGGTTCGTTTCGCCCTAAAAGCCTCTTTGCTGCTAACCGTGCTGGTGGCGGTGGTCTATATCCTGCTGTCCCGACCGCTGATTCTGCTGTTCAATCAAAACCCGGTCATCGTGGACTACGGCAGATGGCTGCTGGTCTCCCAAGTGGCGCTCTATCCCGCTTTTGGACTGTGCTACATGATGACCATTACTTATCAGACCATTGGAGCCTCCGGATATGGCCTGTTCCTGTCTATGATTCGTCAGGGACTATTCTATGTGCCCTTTATTTTGACCCTGCCAAAATTGTTTGGGGTCACAGGGATCTACTTTTCCCAACCAGCAGCCGACATTTTGACTATCTTAGTCTGTATGCTTTCGATCGGATCCATGAAACGGATCTCATCGGCAAGTATGCGCGGCACGCCAAAAGGAGCGGACGAGCTGTGA
- a CDS encoding transcriptional regulator PadR family encodes MIDMKDRGVLTESMFYVLMSFLHREMCGIEITEFVEQKTNGRVRLGPGTLYTLLGKFQDEHLIEETQTDGRKRSYRLTERGRAVFKDELARLKACVLDGEEEFL; translated from the coding sequence ATGATCGATATGAAAGATAGAGGGGTACTGACAGAGTCAATGTTCTATGTGCTGATGTCTTTCCTGCACCGTGAAATGTGTGGTATTGAGATCACAGAATTTGTAGAACAGAAGACCAATGGACGGGTGCGTCTTGGTCCCGGTACGCTTTATACATTGTTAGGCAAATTTCAAGATGAGCACCTGATCGAAGAAACACAAACCGATGGCCGCAAACGCAGCTATCGGCTGACTGAGAGAGGCAGAGCAGTATTTAAGGACGAGCTGGCACGCCTAAAAGCCTGTGTCCTTGACGGAGAGGAGGAATTTTTATGA
- a CDS encoding transcriptional regulator MarR family, translated as MKNVVGTFHKIQKAYYQYCYQAVEPDGIKMSEMACILSLYNSAPKDTARDIIEYSCLSPGMVSRSLESLRKSGLVEGYRDQEDSRYIHLRLLPRAAPILEKLTQAQTKFITCIAEGISKEDFAQVCQIAEKMAENLDANPKLKEPLT; from the coding sequence ATGAAGAACGTCGTAGGAACATTCCATAAAATACAGAAGGCGTATTATCAATACTGCTATCAGGCGGTAGAACCAGACGGGATCAAAATGAGTGAGATGGCTTGTATATTGTCTCTCTACAACAGTGCGCCTAAAGATACTGCACGGGATATCATTGAGTACTCCTGCCTCTCTCCCGGCATGGTAAGCAGGAGCTTAGAGTCACTTCGTAAGTCTGGTTTGGTTGAAGGATATCGTGACCAAGAGGATAGCCGATATATCCATCTGCGTCTGCTGCCGAGAGCGGCCCCGATTTTGGAGAAGCTCACACAGGCTCAAACCAAATTCATTACTTGTATTGCGGAAGGCATTTCAAAAGAGGATTTTGCGCAGGTCTGCCAAATTGCAGAGAAGATGGCTGAAAATCTGGATGCGAATCCGAAACTCAAAGAGCCCCTCACTTAA
- a CDS encoding transporter: MENVWILLAIFVVLMMMHVPIAVAMGLSSLIGFMMIGYNLTTVGSLLYTAVASTSMITIPGYIFAGAIMAKGGISRHLLNALNAWIGHVPGGVAIATVLACAMFAAITGSASATIAAVGGLMIPAMIDSNYQKSFSMGLVASAGSLGILIPPSIPMILYTTIAGVSVSKLFAAGMLPGLIVVGVFSIYIVIFSIIHKQRGGETEHTDRWKKTLKALPAILLPVAILGSIYSGIMTATEASAFACVYAVLVSTLIYREYTWGQFIETIKEATKSTATILWIVTACSMFSMFLTATRVPHQILEIVAASNFSAIQMVVICALILIFLGCFMDGVSIMLIAAPLMVPVVGGLGYDLIQFGIVMTIGIQVGQLTPPVGINLFQVAGMQKESVASVIRGAVPFLLLLMVVWVLVIFCPGLTAVATTLFT, from the coding sequence ATGGAAAATGTATGGATTCTTCTGGCGATATTTGTGGTACTCATGATGATGCATGTTCCCATTGCTGTTGCCATGGGTTTGTCCAGTCTGATCGGATTTATGATGATCGGCTACAATCTTACAACAGTTGGTTCACTTCTATATACTGCGGTAGCCAGTACCTCTATGATCACCATACCAGGGTATATTTTTGCGGGGGCGATTATGGCGAAAGGCGGGATTTCGAGACATCTGCTGAATGCTCTGAATGCTTGGATTGGACATGTTCCGGGGGGCGTGGCCATTGCGACCGTTCTTGCCTGTGCCATGTTTGCAGCGATCACAGGCTCTGCTTCCGCAACCATCGCAGCGGTCGGCGGGCTGATGATCCCTGCAATGATAGACTCCAATTATCAGAAGTCGTTTTCTATGGGGCTGGTAGCCAGTGCGGGATCTTTGGGAATCCTGATCCCCCCAAGCATCCCAATGATTCTCTATACGACGATAGCAGGAGTATCGGTATCAAAATTGTTCGCTGCTGGCATGCTTCCCGGGCTGATCGTGGTAGGTGTGTTCTCAATCTATATTGTTATCTTTAGTATTATTCATAAGCAGAGAGGCGGAGAAACAGAGCATACCGACCGCTGGAAAAAGACGCTGAAAGCTTTGCCGGCGATCCTTCTACCGGTTGCCATTTTAGGTTCCATTTATTCCGGAATTATGACGGCTACAGAGGCATCTGCGTTTGCTTGTGTCTATGCGGTTTTGGTATCCACGCTGATTTACCGGGAATATACATGGGGACAGTTCATTGAGACGATCAAGGAGGCTACGAAATCGACCGCTACAATTTTGTGGATCGTTACTGCGTGTTCGATGTTCTCCATGTTTTTGACTGCCACAAGAGTGCCGCATCAGATACTGGAGATTGTAGCGGCCTCCAACTTCTCGGCGATCCAAATGGTAGTCATATGCGCCCTAATCTTGATTTTTCTTGGCTGCTTTATGGATGGCGTCTCCATTATGCTGATTGCAGCTCCGCTGATGGTTCCGGTTGTGGGCGGGCTCGGGTATGATTTGATCCAGTTCGGAATTGTTATGACCATAGGAATCCAGGTCGGACAGTTGACGCCTCCCGTAGGGATCAATCTGTTTCAGGTGGCAGGAATGCAGAAGGAATCTGTTGCATCCGTAATCCGGGGAGCTGTCCCGTTCCTTCTGCTGCTGATGGTGGTATGGGTGCTGGTCATTTTCTGTCCTGGGCTCACGGCAGTAGCTACGACTCTATTCACATAA
- a CDS encoding cation-transporting ATPase-like protein — translation MTQVGENRLKAKRKQTVVERFFSQFKDAMILILLAAAAISFYVALQGSDPTEFFEPALILLIVILNAIMGTVQESKAERSLEALQNMSAPHARVRRDGQESIIDASKLVPGDIVLIEAGDYIPADGRLISAFNLKVEESALTGESVPVEKDAQAVVASSAPLGDRLNMVYSGCSVTYGHGEAVVTATGMNTEMGHIAGILNNEKQTQTPLQKKLAQLGRMLGVLAIIICAVIFAIGLASGMELMEIFMVSISLAVSAIPEGLPAIVTIVLSIGVTRLAKRNAIIRKLPAVETLGGASVICSDKTGTLTQNRMTLIQGYCVQGDLREDISSANTPEIQTLLKLGTLCCDGIVTIQDGKEVDIGDPTETCIVAAALKNGFCKDDLNKACPRVAEVPFDSDRKLMSVVCRISGKLVVITKGGFDTLASRCTDGLTEKAANVVEEMSRQALRVLAVACKVIDEVPEEVTSETLEHDLTLIGLVGMIDPPREEAKQAVAVCRQAGIKPIMITGDHVLTASAIAQQLGIMEPGDRAVTGSELAKLSEEELDQQIEDIAVYARVSPEDKIRIVKGWQRRDAIVAMTGDGVNDAPALKAADIGCAMGITGTDVAKGASDMTLMDDNFATIVSAVREGRGIYDNIKKAVAFLLGTNIGEVLVTFIAMLLWNQAPFLSMQLLWINLVTDSLPAIALGMEAIDPNVMDRQPKPKKEGIFANGLGIQVVLQGVMFAILSLIGFRVGSQVTGAIEGGRTMAFLVLAFAQILHAYNMRSHKSLFKTGLFTNKYLNLASLVSTALMCLVLFVPPIASVFGLIRLPMKLYMLGFGLAVVPVVVLEIVKAFGLVKHHK, via the coding sequence TTGACCCAAGTAGGGGAGAACCGCTTGAAGGCAAAGAGAAAGCAAACCGTTGTTGAACGATTCTTCAGCCAGTTCAAAGATGCCATGATTCTCATCCTGCTGGCTGCAGCGGCCATCTCCTTCTATGTAGCATTGCAGGGCAGCGATCCAACGGAGTTTTTTGAGCCGGCTCTGATCCTGCTCATTGTCATTTTGAATGCCATCATGGGTACGGTTCAGGAGAGCAAGGCAGAAAGATCACTGGAAGCACTTCAAAATATGTCTGCTCCCCATGCGCGAGTGCGTCGTGATGGACAGGAATCCATCATTGATGCCAGCAAACTGGTGCCCGGGGATATCGTTTTGATCGAAGCGGGCGATTACATTCCCGCAGATGGGCGCCTGATCTCGGCTTTCAATCTGAAGGTGGAGGAGTCTGCTCTTACTGGTGAATCCGTTCCAGTTGAGAAGGACGCTCAGGCTGTGGTGGCCTCCAGTGCGCCTCTGGGAGACCGGCTGAACATGGTCTACTCCGGATGCAGCGTGACCTACGGCCATGGTGAAGCAGTTGTGACAGCTACTGGCATGAACACCGAGATGGGCCATATTGCCGGGATCCTGAACAACGAGAAACAGACTCAGACACCTCTGCAGAAAAAGCTGGCCCAGCTTGGGCGGATGCTGGGTGTTCTGGCGATCATCATCTGCGCAGTGATTTTTGCGATCGGTCTGGCCAGTGGCATGGAGCTGATGGAGATCTTCATGGTATCGATCTCTCTGGCGGTTTCTGCCATCCCAGAGGGCCTTCCCGCTATCGTTACCATCGTGCTGTCCATCGGTGTTACCCGGCTGGCCAAGCGCAATGCCATCATTCGAAAACTCCCCGCTGTAGAGACACTGGGCGGTGCTTCGGTGATCTGCTCAGATAAAACAGGTACTCTGACCCAAAACCGTATGACCCTCATTCAGGGCTACTGTGTCCAAGGTGATCTCAGAGAAGATATCTCTTCCGCCAACACGCCTGAGATCCAGACTCTGCTCAAACTTGGGACCCTGTGTTGTGACGGCATAGTCACCATTCAAGATGGGAAAGAAGTGGATATCGGCGACCCAACGGAAACCTGTATCGTTGCTGCCGCTCTGAAAAATGGCTTTTGTAAAGACGACTTGAACAAGGCGTGCCCCCGTGTAGCTGAGGTCCCCTTCGATTCCGACCGTAAGCTCATGAGTGTGGTCTGTCGGATTAGTGGCAAATTAGTTGTCATTACCAAGGGCGGTTTCGACACCCTAGCCTCACGCTGTACTGACGGCTTGACGGAGAAGGCCGCCAACGTGGTAGAGGAGATGAGTCGGCAGGCTCTACGTGTGTTGGCGGTGGCCTGTAAGGTCATTGATGAGGTGCCGGAAGAAGTCACTTCGGAAACTTTAGAGCACGATCTGACACTGATCGGACTGGTCGGCATGATCGATCCGCCTCGTGAAGAGGCCAAGCAGGCGGTGGCTGTTTGCCGTCAGGCAGGTATCAAGCCGATAATGATCACTGGAGATCATGTGCTCACTGCGTCCGCTATTGCCCAGCAGCTCGGCATCATGGAGCCTGGTGACCGGGCTGTGACTGGAAGTGAGCTGGCCAAGCTGAGCGAGGAAGAGCTGGATCAGCAGATTGAAGATATCGCAGTTTATGCCCGTGTGTCTCCAGAGGATAAAATAAGGATCGTCAAGGGCTGGCAGCGCAGAGACGCGATCGTAGCCATGACGGGTGACGGTGTCAATGATGCCCCCGCTTTGAAGGCAGCAGATATTGGCTGCGCGATGGGGATCACTGGTACTGATGTTGCCAAGGGCGCCTCTGATATGACGCTGATGGACGATAACTTTGCCACTATCGTTTCTGCTGTTCGGGAGGGCCGAGGTATTTATGACAATATTAAAAAGGCGGTCGCGTTCCTTCTGGGTACCAATATTGGCGAGGTGCTGGTCACTTTTATTGCCATGCTGCTTTGGAATCAGGCCCCCTTCCTGTCCATGCAGCTGCTGTGGATCAATCTAGTCACTGACTCTCTGCCTGCTATTGCCCTGGGAATGGAGGCCATCGACCCCAATGTGATGGACCGTCAGCCAAAGCCCAAAAAGGAAGGGATTTTCGCCAACGGGCTTGGAATTCAAGTTGTTTTGCAGGGTGTCATGTTTGCGATCCTGTCACTGATCGGATTCCGTGTTGGCAGTCAGGTCACCGGTGCCATTGAAGGTGGCCGAACCATGGCTTTCCTTGTGCTGGCCTTTGCGCAGATCCTGCATGCGTACAATATGCGCTCCCATAAATCGCTGTTTAAGACCGGACTATTTACTAACAAATATCTGAATCTAGCCAGCCTTGTTTCCACTGCTTTGATGTGCTTGGTGCTTTTTGTTCCTCCGATCGCCTCCGTGTTTGGCCTCATCCGTCTTCCTATGAAGCTGTATATGCTGGGCTTTGGGCTGGCGGTCGTTCCCGTGGTCGTACTGGAGATCGTCAAGGCGTTTGGGCTGGTGAAACATCATAAGTGA
- a CDS encoding cardiolipin synthase, whose translation MKENSKKAGIHLLEKGKRGIFRVIFSRSGLILVLLAVQVLFLFSIFHWFEAFLPHIYGGVVIFTFFMVLYLLNSAMDPTAKITWLVVVMLLPVFGALLFLYTQKNIGHRALKKRYAELNTETAETLVQSPETTQALGQSDPGAAALARYVQRSGCYPVYDHTAVTYFPLGEDKFREMLIQLEQAKRFIFLEYFIVDEGEMWGKILEILARKAKEGVEVRMLYDGTCELSTLPHDYPRRLRSLGIQSKMFAPIKPFVSTHYNYRDHRKILVIDGETAFNGGINLADEYINAYEKYGHWKDTAVMVKGEAARSFTRMFLHMWYLDEKAPDFDTFLNVPAKQQAANGFVMPYGDCPLDKDKVGEQVYMDMLNRAQKYVHIMTPYLILDGELENALKYAAERGVDVRIILPGVPDKYIPFALALTHYRSLLESGVKIYEYTPGFVHAKVFVCDDREAVVGTINLDYRSLYHHFECATYLWGTDCIPQIQDDFEKTQGKCREVTLDLLPAEPLKRRLLGFIAKAAAPLL comes from the coding sequence ATGAAAGAGAATTCCAAAAAAGCAGGGATACACCTTTTGGAAAAGGGCAAGCGGGGGATTTTCCGGGTGATCTTCAGCCGCTCTGGATTGATCCTCGTCCTGCTGGCCGTGCAGGTGCTGTTCCTGTTCAGCATCTTTCACTGGTTCGAGGCCTTCCTGCCCCACATTTACGGCGGCGTTGTGATCTTCACGTTTTTTATGGTACTGTATCTGCTCAACAGCGCTATGGACCCCACCGCCAAGATCACGTGGCTGGTGGTGGTCATGCTCCTGCCGGTGTTCGGCGCCCTGCTGTTTCTTTACACCCAGAAAAACATTGGCCACCGGGCTCTGAAAAAGCGCTATGCGGAATTGAATACGGAAACTGCGGAAACCCTTGTCCAGTCCCCGGAGACAACTCAGGCCCTGGGGCAGTCCGACCCCGGAGCCGCGGCGCTTGCCCGCTATGTTCAGCGCAGTGGATGCTATCCGGTCTATGACCATACTGCCGTCACCTATTTCCCACTAGGCGAGGACAAGTTCCGGGAGATGCTGATCCAGCTGGAGCAGGCAAAGCGGTTCATCTTCCTGGAGTACTTCATCGTGGATGAGGGGGAAATGTGGGGCAAGATCCTGGAGATCCTGGCGCGGAAGGCCAAAGAGGGCGTGGAGGTCCGTATGCTCTACGACGGCACCTGTGAGCTGTCTACCCTGCCCCATGACTACCCCAGGCGGCTTCGATCTCTTGGCATTCAAAGCAAAATGTTTGCCCCCATCAAGCCCTTTGTCTCCACCCATTATAACTACCGCGATCACCGGAAGATCCTGGTGATCGACGGGGAGACCGCCTTCAACGGCGGCATCAATCTGGCGGATGAATACATCAACGCCTATGAAAAGTACGGTCACTGGAAGGACACCGCCGTGATGGTAAAGGGCGAAGCAGCCCGCAGCTTCACCAGGATGTTCCTGCACATGTGGTACTTGGATGAAAAGGCACCGGATTTTGACACATTTCTGAATGTACCGGCAAAGCAGCAGGCTGCAAACGGTTTTGTCATGCCTTACGGAGACTGCCCCTTGGACAAGGACAAGGTGGGCGAGCAGGTCTACATGGATATGCTGAACCGGGCCCAGAAGTATGTCCATATCATGACGCCATATCTGATTTTGGACGGTGAGCTGGAAAATGCGCTCAAGTATGCCGCCGAGCGCGGTGTTGATGTGCGGATCATCCTGCCTGGTGTTCCAGATAAGTACATCCCCTTTGCCCTTGCGCTGACCCATTACAGATCCCTGCTGGAATCCGGGGTGAAGATCTACGAATACACCCCCGGCTTCGTACATGCCAAGGTCTTTGTTTGTGACGACCGGGAGGCTGTTGTCGGCACCATCAATCTGGACTACCGCAGCCTCTATCATCACTTTGAATGCGCGACCTATCTGTGGGGAACGGACTGTATCCCCCAGATCCAAGACGATTTTGAAAAGACACAGGGTAAATGCAGGGAAGTCACGCTGGATCTGCTCCCAGCAGAGCCACTCAAGCGCCGGCTGCTGGGCTTTATTGCAAAAGCCGCTGCGCCGCTGCTGTGA
- a CDS encoding elongation factor, whose protein sequence is MPLDDQIYPAQVWTIQELEGSYTIVGRARTVFWRDTKIC, encoded by the coding sequence ATGCCATTGGATGACCAAATCTATCCGGCTCAGGTCTGGACGATCCAAGAGCTGGAGGGCTCGTACACCATCGTGGGCCGGGCGCGAACCGTGTTTTGGAGGGACACGAAGATCTGCTGA
- a CDS encoding 60 kDa chaperonin: MAKIICYGEEARKALEKGVDQLADTVKITLGPKGRNVVLDKKFGAPLITNDGVTIAKEIELEDPFENMGAQLVKEVSTKTNDVAGDGTTTATLLAQAIVKEGLKNLAAGANPMVMKKGIAKATAAAIEAMKVNSQKVNGSADIARVGAVSSGDEAIGQLIAEAMEKVGHDGVITIEESKTAETYSEVVEGMQFDRGYVTPYMVTDTEKMEANLDDALILITDKKISNIQELLPILEQVVQSGKKLLIIAEDVEGDALSTLIVNRLRGTLNVVCVKAPGFGDRRKEMLQDIAILTGGTVISSDVGLELKEATLDQLGQARQVKVTKENTTIVNGAGSSEEIKARIGQIKSQIEVTTSDYDKEKLQERLAKLAGGVAVIKVGAATEVEMKEKKLRIEDALNATRAAVEEGIVAGGGTAYLNAIPAVEKLYAETEGDEKTGLQIVARALTAPVKQIAANAGIDGSVVLEKIRESGKVGYGFDAYNEVYCDMIPTGIVDPTKVTRSALENAASIASTLLTTESLVADKPQPPAPAAPAAPDMGGMY; this comes from the coding sequence ATGGCTAAAATCATTTGCTACGGCGAGGAAGCCCGCAAGGCTCTGGAAAAGGGCGTGGACCAGCTGGCTGACACCGTCAAGATCACTCTGGGCCCCAAGGGCCGCAACGTGGTGCTGGACAAGAAGTTCGGCGCCCCCCTCATCACCAACGACGGCGTGACCATCGCCAAGGAGATCGAGCTGGAGGACCCCTTTGAGAACATGGGCGCCCAGCTGGTGAAGGAGGTCTCCACCAAGACCAATGACGTGGCCGGTGACGGCACCACCACTGCTACCCTGCTGGCCCAGGCTATCGTGAAGGAGGGCCTGAAGAACCTAGCCGCCGGCGCCAACCCCATGGTCATGAAGAAGGGCATCGCCAAGGCCACCGCCGCCGCCATCGAGGCCATGAAGGTCAACAGCCAGAAGGTCAACGGCTCCGCTGACATCGCCCGCGTGGGCGCTGTCTCCTCCGGCGACGAGGCCATCGGCCAGTTGATCGCCGAGGCCATGGAGAAGGTGGGCCACGACGGCGTCATCACCATCGAGGAGTCTAAAACCGCCGAGACCTACTCCGAGGTAGTGGAGGGCATGCAGTTCGACCGCGGCTATGTCACCCCCTACATGGTCACCGACACTGAGAAGATGGAGGCCAACCTGGACGACGCCCTCATCCTCATCACCGACAAGAAGATCTCCAATATCCAGGAGTTGCTGCCCATTCTGGAGCAGGTGGTCCAGTCCGGCAAGAAGCTGCTGATCATCGCTGAGGATGTGGAGGGCGACGCCCTGTCCACCCTGATCGTCAACCGCCTGCGCGGCACCCTGAACGTGGTGTGCGTCAAGGCCCCCGGCTTCGGCGACCGCCGCAAGGAGATGCTCCAGGATATCGCCATCCTCACCGGCGGCACTGTGATCTCCTCCGACGTGGGCCTGGAGCTGAAGGAGGCCACTCTGGATCAGTTGGGTCAGGCCCGCCAGGTGAAGGTCACCAAGGAGAACACCACCATCGTCAACGGCGCCGGCAGTTCCGAAGAGATCAAGGCCCGCATCGGCCAGATCAAGAGCCAGATCGAAGTCACCACCTCCGACTACGACAAGGAGAAGCTCCAGGAGCGTCTGGCCAAGCTGGCTGGCGGCGTAGCCGTTATCAAGGTGGGCGCTGCCACCGAGGTGGAGATGAAGGAGAAGAAGCTGCGCATCGAGGACGCCCTGAACGCTACCCGCGCTGCTGTGGAGGAAGGCATCGTGGCCGGCGGCGGCACCGCCTATCTGAACGCCATCCCCGCCGTGGAGAAGCTTTACGCTGAGACTGAGGGCGACGAAAAGACCGGTCTGCAGATCGTGGCCCGCGCACTGACCGCCCCCGTGAAGCAGATCGCTGCCAACGCCGGTATTGATGGCTCTGTGGTGCTGGAGAAGATCCGCGAGTCCGGCAAGGTGGGCTACGGTTTCGACGCCTACAACGAGGTCTACTGCGACATGATCCCCACTGGCATCGTTGACCCCACCAAGGTGACCCGCTCCGCTCTGGAGAACGCCGCCTCTATTGCCTCTACTCTCCTGACCACCGAATCCCTGGTGGCCGATAAGCCTCAGCCTCCCGCACCTGCAGCCCCCGCCGCTCCCGACATGGGCGGCATGTACTAA